The following proteins are encoded in a genomic region of Liolophura sinensis isolate JHLJ2023 chromosome 7, CUHK_Ljap_v2, whole genome shotgun sequence:
- the LOC135471761 gene encoding protein rolling stone-like, producing the protein MASPGKVFRSEFRLKHFGFSSIAHERVFFSQWRWPPLVVIGYKLVLTGYTDFWLGYTASANSSIGDMPWGVWLTNWTYTLLALHLTTSTIALTVYHIVQVSRSRSWLCSKLSDIHGDIVSESGLLAERGNQGRETTVDASNKGGARLLAYTWACCDRWYVVLIWILFDMANVAVPMVTFMFFVFLWPAISGSEPISNENLQLHGISCVLMLIDFALSAVPIRLLHMIYPLIYGLIYVVFSAIYWGVDHSHVMYPGILDWNSPGTTIAMVFAVIAIMCTLQVMLLGLHKLKLLIYNKIYNTDVYESSSGMNSYDLNQGST; encoded by the exons ATGGCTTCACCTGGCAAGGTTTTCCGCTCAGAGTTTCGACTGAAACACTTCGGTTTTTCTTCCATTGCCCATGAACGAGTATTCTTTTCACAG TGGCGGTGGCCTCCATTGGTTGTCATCGGATACAAACTGGTGCTTACTGGTTACACTGACTTCTGGCTCGGATACACCGCGAGCGCAAACAGTTCCATTGGAGACATGCCATGGGGGGTTTGGCTAACCAACTGGACCTATACACTCCTGGCACTGCATCTAACTACGTCCACTATTGCCTTAACGGTCTATCACATCGTCCAGGTGTCTAGAAGTCGTTCCTGGCTATGTTCTAAGCTATCAGACATCCATGGAGACATCGTGTCTGAAAGCGGACTACTGGCTGAAAGAGGTAACCaaggaagggagacaactgtggaTGCCTCTAACAAAGGTGGCGCTAGGCTGCTTGCATACACTTGGGCTTGCTGTGACCGATGGTATGTCGTTTTGATATGGATTTTGTTTGACATGGCCAACGTTGCCGTTCCAATGGTAAcgtttatgttttttgtttttctctggcCCGCCATCAGCGGCAGCGAGCCTATAAGCAACGAAAACTTACAGCTTCATGGCATCAGTTGTGTACTTATGTTGATTGACTTCGCGCTGAGCGCAGTACCCATTCGGCTGCTACATATGATCTACCCTCTTATATACGGGTTGATATACGTGGTGTTCAGCGCGATATATTGGGGTGTGGACCACAGCCACGTGATGTACCCAGGTATACTGGATTGGAACTCACCGGGTACGACAATCGCCATGGTCTTCGCCGTTATTGCTATCATGTGTACGCTACAGGTCATGCTGCTTGGTTTACACAAACTCAAACTGCTAATTTACAACAAGATATATAACACAGATGTTTATGAAAGTTCAAGTGGGATGAACAGTTATGATTTAAATCAAGGcagtacataa